A window of candidate division WOR-3 bacterium contains these coding sequences:
- the wtpA gene encoding tungstate ABC transporter substrate-binding protein WtpA: MRKASSIKVFILLITLMSAVWGCSKKPEMAELQPTVLSIYHAGSLSVPFESLKAEFQKDHPNVEIIIESGGSAGLINKIITVVEAGEVPPDIMASADYKLIPSRLYEKDLADWYIAFARNELVLCYRDGAPFSEEIHNGTRTWYEVLKNEPVSYGHSNPDDDPCGYRSLMVIQLAELVYFERAFDFGLEADPEAEMLYDVLIPGSEEERGRSGGENTDARPGKSQEIVRTKSVDLISSLQSGDLDYAFEYRSVAVQHDLNYIDLHPAINLGSIGQIEGAEFLYEDFYQNATIKILAEIDPEKVYKDMKGEPVVYGIASIKSGQNREMAYEFIALLLSEKGQQLMEESGQPFLNPLVCDHPENLPQLLKSFFE, translated from the coding sequence GGGCTGTTCAAAAAAACCAGAAATGGCTGAGTTACAGCCCACTGTTCTAAGTATTTATCATGCGGGTAGCCTTTCGGTTCCTTTTGAAAGTCTCAAAGCAGAATTTCAAAAAGACCACCCAAATGTCGAAATTATAATAGAGTCCGGGGGAAGCGCTGGACTGATAAACAAGATAATAACAGTGGTCGAAGCGGGTGAGGTTCCTCCCGACATTATGGCTTCAGCAGATTACAAACTTATCCCCAGCAGGCTCTACGAGAAGGATCTCGCTGATTGGTATATTGCTTTCGCCAGGAATGAATTGGTTCTTTGCTATCGCGATGGAGCTCCGTTTTCCGAAGAAATTCATAACGGAACAAGGACATGGTATGAAGTCTTAAAAAATGAGCCGGTCAGCTATGGGCACAGCAACCCGGATGACGATCCTTGCGGATACAGATCCCTGATGGTTATCCAGCTTGCCGAGCTCGTGTATTTTGAAAGGGCGTTTGATTTCGGTCTCGAGGCGGATCCTGAAGCCGAAATGCTCTATGATGTTTTAATTCCGGGTTCAGAAGAGGAAAGGGGAAGATCGGGGGGTGAGAACACAGACGCCAGACCTGGCAAGAGCCAGGAAATCGTCAGGACCAAATCAGTTGACCTCATCAGTTCCCTTCAGTCCGGAGACCTCGACTATGCTTTTGAATACAGATCTGTCGCTGTCCAGCACGATTTGAATTATATTGACCTTCACCCTGCAATCAATCTCGGCTCGATAGGGCAAATTGAAGGAGCCGAATTTTTATATGAAGATTTTTATCAAAACGCTACAATAAAAATATTGGCTGAGATCGACCCTGAAAAGGTTTACAAAGATATGAAAGGTGAACCTGTGGTTTACGGTATTGCCTCCATTAAAAGTGGACAGAACCGGGAAATGGCTTATGAATTTATAGCGCTTTTACTTTCTGAGAAAGGGCAACAGCTCATGGAAGAAAGCGGACAACCTTTTTTAAATCCCTTGGTCTGTGATCATCCGGAGAATTTGCCACAGTTGTTGAAAAGTTTTTTTGAATAG